Proteins co-encoded in one Girardinichthys multiradiatus isolate DD_20200921_A chromosome 11, DD_fGirMul_XY1, whole genome shotgun sequence genomic window:
- the LOC124876779 gene encoding trichohyalin-like isoform X2, translating into MEEKKQFLSQVGEDAKQLWEDRQRGRSRIKYLKGKARPDMQRVTFEPEEIIEMLHMIKEDTLHCRKHFIEEKTQIKWMSFQTDKRRKKLDQKLEKMIKESIQLEILKLKMDQQRQETEKKWKEIITLILTTEKVQTNIEKSAEEVKNTNEEMLKTQKIIRKSNEETKAYMDHLAHIKKQMNRWILAQPPVTSERQKEKHGDTQREARSEIVTDKAKKTTTEKNPLENIKTLKGYLIEKNTEIHGKILIHTNPKKACIKEIPAVDKQIYKLKEQEEILNMQIKTNIKKLQDKSQKQMEDQTKSSTVEQKRNTKTLVVVKQKSKEDPQALAEETDVCSDGKYLQQADLKRLRAEIYQTQKILKMIKPDIGCQSGKLNMTIDLENNDNEIKGLLQDMRHFQRLLKLAKPYVELKKMNLDEDTCICKSTMNKKRRELDHRLEKVLRERDELEILKIQIQRKSEGTQQQLENMLKCQNNIDKIAGNAKEKSKVLLYQIKETGVKIGKLEDMNRKIEALKENWKKIYLLTSQHQAEIKKLKTELGHKMEEGIRDRKIFDKLESSERDRSLKDSVATQAEETIGEMFIITSLQEKLIEKRKLTINEFDDTNSDREEQNLELSEKVKQEILGKMLAQDTGAEGQNAKVPQLKTVGQRNMLGQPNERQKKCMTECQDRIKWTNREIQEMEVLNSELEIKRKENKAILKQIMKKGEKNIRMMNKITEGKRSFKREVQRKRKELDQRVENIRREKDALEILRLKLKQPKEVQFHENQTTRDHSPAVSVSIESETQILEKRGWRNPEAYCVMENTTKGKKTVKKAVTELVPKVEDANSCLAEINKEKTKLRDLAVSVQRKHERLQDVINMIDFKQQDRQRKDQIFHRQTQELQSKMIKIQKEKEEIELLMMTAKNMKEWIKAAMASFHKEREQVDYVRIDKRGEEMMSTENIEPERQRSELKTTENIDLEKSQISERSKGKSQHLKGKLSECMKVNMDQLKQSIEGVEKLCVVLGQKLVSLNEQKENVAGYKEVLEREKDILNTLLYDTLKQREQMENQWNQMIKSEKQKVITIEAVLKKEKQDLDIEKQKMVKDKLDLQMIGYNLQKQTEIIQEDKQLIKEQRKELESTRVELHKKTEETNNLFDVINKEKSKLQDLNLRLKTQGDKLKVLINVITLKPQERESKGREFHTQIQHLELSRKKLEKKIEELEVLMKNTDTMKEKVKVFMRSICKDKEQMISKKMDVEKDREQLSNEKECLQREMSEFTMRKNELSQMVDLDKAEQERIHISKTDLYQKVEVDPIHVVQIHNEIVSALIQRFTFLNLMTIEVFQKNIDRLDRKCEELAHFICSFQTNSELHLDRCWMSRHLKYLQGQRQQLTPSLCEMATQTVGLCDQKVEKEKQNVSPFKVIKSEIAAQKPHDLFKATETGYQLISTEDEDHLQSCSKYAISNREWPVLKLKKVIDVQRKQSLTTSRVSTKAEEFTKWRKSNLLQTFWKYNRMKHKEINLMKQKGEEIRNNLDRKLKEIFNFDKITLSLKEKTLIDNSLQGKGMESSTQSRYDAITAKIKYVELQQVKLNMLSKTERLHLKEKVSKTYVSGEKFSQTSQKDTIPAKMQEMQTSFKITNEQDEAIGEENETVPVESSRLLCLLQHYCCRCCCHCCTCRKQVCPNKNGNMHK; encoded by the exons ATGGAAGAGAAAAAGCAATTCTTGAGCCAAGTAGGTGAAGATGCTAAACAACTTTGGGAAGATAGACAAAGAGGGAGAAGTAGAATCAAATATTTAAAGGGAAAAGCCAGGCCTGACATGCAGAGAGTAACGTTTGAACCAGAGGAAATCATAGAAATGTTGCATATGATTAAAGAAGATACACTACATTGCAGGAAACACTTTATAGAAGAAAAGACCCAAATAAAATGGATGAGTTTTCAGACtgacaaaaggagaaaaaagctTGACCAGAAGCTGGAGAAAATGATTAAAGAAAGTATTCAGTTAGAAATACTGAAGTTAAAAATGGACCAGCAAAGACAAGAGActgaaaaaaaatggaaagaaataattACCTTAATTTTAACCACAGAAAAAGTACAAACTAACATAGAAAAATCTGCTGAAGAAGTTAAAAACACCAACGAGGAAATGctcaaaacccaaaagatcatcAGAAAGAGCAATGAAGAAACAAAAGCATACATG GACCATCTGGctcacataaaaaaacagatgaacagatggataTTGGCACAACCTCCCGTCACTTCAGAAcgtcagaaagaaaaacatggagaCACCCAGAGAGAAGCAAGATCAGAAATTGTCACTGacaaagcaaagaaaacaaCTACAGAAAAAAATCCCTTGGAGAACATTAAGACATTAAAAGGTTATctaattgaaaaaaatacagaaatccaTGGCAAAATATTAATACATACAAATCCAAAAAAAGCATGTATAAAAGAAATACCTGCGGTGGACAAGCAGATATATAAACTAAAAGAGCAAGAGGAAATAttaaatatgcaaataaaaacaaatattaaaaaactaCAGGATAAAAGTCAGAAACAGATGGAAGATCAGACAAAATCTTCTACTGTTGAACAAAAACGTAACACCAAGACACTGGTTGTTGTGAAGCAGAAGTCAAAAGAAGATCCCCAGGCACTTGCTGAGGAGACAGATGTATGTTCTGATGGAAAATATCTTCAACAAGCAGATTTAAAAAGACTCAGAGCAGAGATTTACCAAACACAAAAAATTCTTAAAATGATAAAACCAGATATTGGGTGCCAAAGTGGAAAATTGAATATGACCATAGATCTTGAGAATAATGATAATGAAATCAAAGGACTTCTGCAAGACATGAGACATTTTCAGAGgcttttaaaattagcaaagcctTACGTTGAGCTGAAGAAAATGAATCTGGATGAAGATACATGCATCTGCAAAAGTACAATGAATAAAAAGAGAAGAGAACTGGATCATAGATTGGAGAAAGTCTTAAGAGAGAGAGATGAATTGGAAATCCTAAAAATACAAATCCAGAGAAAATCTGAGGGGACTCAGCAGCAGCtggaaaatatgttaaaatgtcaaaacaacATAGACAAGATAGCTGGTAATGCCAAGGAGAAAAGCAAAGTACTATTGTATCAAATAAAGGAGACTGGTGTAAAAATAGGAAAGCTTGAAGACATGAACAGGAAGATTGaagctttaaaagaaaactggaaaaaaatctACCTTTTGACCTCTCAGCATCAGGCTGagattaaaaaactaaaaactgaaCTCGGACATAAAATGGAAGAAGGAATTAGAGACCGAAAGATATTTGACAAATTGGAAAGTTCAGAAAGAGACAGATCATTAAAAGACTCAGTAGCAACACAAGCAGAGGAAACAATCGGAGAAATGTTCATAATCACATCACTTCAAGAAAAACTGATAGAGAAAAGAAAACTGACAATAAATGAATTTGATGATACAAACAGTGACAGAGAGGAGCAAAACCTGGAACTAAGTGAGAAAGTGAAACAAGAGATTTTAGGAAAGATGTTGGCACAAGACACTGGAGCTGAGGGACAAAATGCAAAAGTGCCACAATTGAAAACTGTGGGTCAGAGAAATATGTTAGGTCAGCcaaatgaaagacaaaaaaagtgtATGACAGAATGTCAGGATAGAATAAAATGGACTAATAGAGAAATACAAGAAATGGAGGTGCTAAATTCAGAGCTggaaatcaaaagaaaagaaaataaggctattttaaaacaaattatgaaaaaaggggaaaagaaTATAAGAATGATGAATAAAATAACAGAAGGAAAGAGATCATTCAAAAGAGAGgtacagaggaagagaaaagaatTAGACCAAAGAGTGGAGAACATCAGAAGAGAGAAGGATGCATTAGAGATTTTGAGATTAAAATTGAAACAACCAAAAGAAGTGCAGTTTCATGAGAACCAGACTACCAGAGACCACAGTCCTGCTGTCAGTGTTTCAATTGAAAGTGAAACACAAATCCTGGAAAAAAGAGGCTGGAGAAACCCGGAGGCCTATTGTGTAATGGAAAACACAACAAAGGGGaagaaaacagtgaaaaaagCAGTAACTGAACTAGTCCCTAAG GTAGAAGATGCCAACAGTTGTTTGGCTGAGAtcaacaaagagaaaaccaaACTTAGAGATTTGGCTGTTTCAgtccaaagaaaacatgaaagacTTCAAGATGTCATCAACATGATCGACTTTAAACAGCAAGACAGACAAAGGAAAGATCAAATATTCCATAGACAAACCCAGGAACTACAAtctaaaatgatcaaaatacagaaagaaaaggaagagatTGAGCTTTTAATGATGACTGCTAAAAACATGAAAGAGTGGATTAAAGCTGCCATGGCCAGCTTCCATAAGGAAAGAGAACAAGTTGATTATGTGAGGATAGACAAGAGAGGAGAAGAAATGATGTCAACAGAGAATATAGAACCAGAAAGACAAAGGTCTGAGCTGAAAACAACAGAGAACATTGACTTGGAGAAAAGTCAAATATCAGAACGTTCTAAAGGAAAAAGTCAACATCTAAAAGGAAAACTAAGTGAATGCATGAAAGTCAACATGGACCAGCTAAAACAAAGCATTGAAGGTGTAGAAAAACTCTGTGTTGTTTTGGGACAGAAGCTTGTGAGCCTTAATgaacagaaggaaaatgtgGCTGGTTATAAAGAGGTATTGGAAAGAGAAAAGGACATTCTGAACACTCTCCTTTACGATACACtaaaacaaagagaacaaatgGAAAATCAATGGAACCAAATGATCAAAtcggaaaaacaaaaagtgattACCATTGAAGCAGttctgaaaaaggaaaaacaggatCTGGACATAGAGAAACAAAAGATGGTCAAAGATAAACTGGACTTACAGATGATTGGGTACAACCTccagaaacaaactgaaataatacaagaagacaAACAACTTattaaagaacaaagaaaagagTTGGAAAGCACAAGGGTGGAATTACACAAGAAGACAGAAGAAACAAACAATCTATTTGATGTcatcaacaaagaaaaatccaaacttCAAGATCTTAACCTTCGTCTAAAAACACAAGGAGACAAACTTAAGGTTCTCATCAATGTGATCACTTTAAAACCACAAGAACGAGAAAGCAAAGGCAGAGAATTTCACACACAAATTCAACATCTAGAACTCAGCAGGAAGAAATTAGAGAAGAAAATTGAAGAACTGGAGGTTTTGATGAAGAATACTGACACGATGAAGGAAAAGGTTAAGGTTTTCATGCGCAGCATCTGTAAGGACAAAGAACAAATGATTTCCAAGAAGATGGATGTTGAAAAAGACAGAGAACAACTGTCAAATGAGAAGGAATGCCTGCAGAGAGAAATGTCAGAATTCACAATGAGAAAAAATGAACTCTCTCAAATGGTTGACTTGGATAAGGCAGAGCAAGAAAGGATCCACATCTCAAAGACTGATTTATACCAGAAAGTAGAAGTTGATCCTATACATGTTGTACAAATTCATAATGAGATTGTGTCAGCTTTGATACAGAGATTCACATTTCTAAATCTAATGACAATTgaagtttttcaaaaaaatatagACAGGTTAGACAGAAAATGTGAAGAGCTCGCTCACTTTATTTGTTCATTCCAAACAAATAGTGAATTGCATTTAGACAGATGTTGGATGAGTcgtcatttaaaatatttacaaggaCAAAGACAACAGTTGACCCCATCATTGTGTGAAATGGCAACACAAACTGTAGGTCTGTGTGATCAGAAAGTGGAGAAAGAGAAACAGAATGTAAGTCCATTTAAagtaataaaatctgaaatagcAGCTCAGAAGCCTCATGACCTGTTCAAAGCTACTGAAACTGGATACCAGCTCATCTCTACGGAGGATGAAGATCATTTGCAAAGTTGTAGTAAATATGCAATATCCAACAGGGAATGGCCAGtactaaaacttaaaaaagtgaTAGATGTGCAAAGAAAGCAGTCTCTAACAACTTCTAGGGTTTCAACAAAGGCGGAGGAATTTACAAAATGGCGGAAAAGCAATTTACTACAGACCTTTTGGAAGTACAACAGAATGAAACATAAGGAGATTAATCTGATGAAGCAGAAGGGTGAGGAGATTAGAAATAACTTGGATAGAAAgctaaaagaaatatttaatttcgATAAAATAACACTCtcactgaaagaaaaaacacttaTAGACAATTCATTACAGGGAAAAGGTATGGAgtcatcaacacaaagtagataTGATGCCATAActgccaaaataaaatatgtggAGCTTCAACAAGTTAAGCTTAACATGCTGAGCAAGACTGAAAGACTTCACCTCAAAGAGAAAGTCAGTAAGACATATGTTTCAGGTGAAAAATTTAGTCAAACTTCTCAGAAGGATACAATCCCAGCAAAAATGCAAGAAATGCAAACTTCCTTTAAAATTACCAATGAGCAGGATGAAGCAATAGGGGAAGAAAATGAAACAGTTCCAGTGGAATCAAGCAGACTTCTCTGTCTGCTCCAACATTACTGCTGTCGCTGCTGCTGTCATTGTTGTACCTGTCGAAAGCAAGTGTGCCCAAACAAAAATGGAAACATGCATAAGTAA